Proteins from a genomic interval of bacterium:
- a CDS encoding cytochrome c, producing the protein MRRALATALLVASAATGAFAEIPVREAFQLHCSGCHGADGRGDGRIVPDLRALAPLLAVEGGREFLVRVPGVAQAPLESAALARLLDFVLTEMSGVDDLEAFGVAEVERLRKRPLLDPLGARPIPRPRIPALAP; encoded by the coding sequence ATGAGGCGCGCGCTGGCGACGGCGCTTCTCGTCGCGTCGGCCGCGACCGGCGCGTTCGCCGAGATCCCCGTCCGGGAGGCGTTCCAGCTCCACTGCTCGGGCTGCCATGGGGCCGACGGCCGGGGGGATGGCCGGATCGTGCCGGATCTGCGCGCCCTCGCTCCTCTCCTCGCGGTCGAGGGCGGGCGTGAATTTCTCGTCCGTGTTCCGGGCGTGGCTCAGGCGCCGCTCGAGAGCGCGGCCCTGGCCAGGCTCCTCGATTTCGTGCTGACGGAGATGTCCGGGGTCGACGACCTCGAGGCGTTCGGGGTCGCCGAGGTGGAGCGGCTCCGGAAGCGCCCGCTGCTCGATCCGCTCGGGGCGCGTCCGATCCCGCGCCCGAGGATTCCAGCGCTCGCGCCCTAG
- a CDS encoding cytochrome c, whose amino-acid sequence MASTRVPSSIVFALLIALLLPIFGCGEDYRSERYESEETRAIREKVRAEMANERLERIGNRLAVMNESLASSPNAYALSAGDASEGEEEASAGISLASGEEVYTANCSSCHGARGEGDGPLSGGLQPQPAKHADGGYMNALSNDHIYKVIAEGGAAVGKSSMMAPWGTSLSDDEINSLVVFIRTLADPPYSGPVPGES is encoded by the coding sequence ATGGCATCGACGCGCGTCCCGTCGTCCATCGTCTTCGCCCTTCTGATCGCCCTTCTTCTCCCGATCTTCGGCTGCGGTGAGGACTACCGATCCGAGCGCTACGAGTCCGAGGAGACCCGCGCGATCCGCGAGAAGGTGCGCGCCGAGATGGCGAATGAGCGTCTCGAACGGATCGGCAACCGCCTCGCGGTGATGAACGAGAGCCTCGCGAGTTCGCCGAACGCCTACGCGCTCTCCGCCGGCGACGCCTCGGAAGGGGAAGAAGAGGCCTCCGCGGGCATCAGCCTCGCGAGCGGCGAAGAGGTCTACACCGCGAACTGTTCGAGCTGCCACGGCGCGCGCGGCGAGGGAGACGGTCCGCTCTCCGGCGGCCTCCAGCCCCAGCCCGCGAAGCATGCGGACGGCGGCTACATGAACGCGCTCTCGAACGACCACATCTACAAGGTGATCGCCGAGGGCGGCGCGGCCGTCGGTAAGTCCTCGATGATGGCGCCGTGGGGCACGAGCCTCTCCGACGACGAGATCAACAGCCTCGTCGTGTTCATCCGGACGCTCGCCGACCCGCCCTACTCGGGACCGGTGCCCGGCGAGTCCTGA
- a CDS encoding LLM class flavin-dependent oxidoreductase: protein MKLWSLTTSSPRGLARRAERAERDGWAGLGVTDSQNLAGDAWVALALIAGATERLEFGTSVTNPITRHPAVTAAAAHALSVESGGRVTVGLGRGDSALAHLGRAPASVAHTERYVQVLRRFLRGAPVAFEDLGFSESTAPDVATLGLADTPAASRLVWRADGDPLVSVEVASTGPKVIAAAARSADRIVFALGADPDRLRWGIETARKARVDVGLDPDAFEYATYLNVMCHPDIEKARALVAGGLTTFARFSVMHGAVQGPADEKMRGVMEKLHGVYDMKQHTRADSDQTSALTPEFIDRYAIVGSAETCVARLQEIAELGIGKAILVGATGGVDVAEARKADEHLVGGVLPAFASGA from the coding sequence ATGAAGCTCTGGAGTCTGACGACGTCTTCCCCTCGCGGTCTCGCACGACGCGCCGAGCGGGCGGAGCGGGACGGCTGGGCCGGTCTCGGCGTGACCGACTCCCAGAACCTCGCGGGAGATGCGTGGGTGGCGCTCGCCCTGATCGCCGGCGCGACCGAGCGTCTCGAGTTCGGCACGAGCGTCACGAATCCGATCACGCGCCATCCCGCGGTGACGGCGGCGGCCGCGCATGCGCTCTCGGTCGAGTCCGGTGGGCGCGTGACCGTTGGACTCGGCCGCGGGGACTCTGCGCTGGCCCACCTCGGTCGCGCGCCGGCTTCGGTCGCCCATACCGAACGCTACGTACAGGTCCTTCGGCGCTTTCTGCGTGGAGCGCCCGTCGCCTTCGAGGACCTCGGCTTCAGCGAGTCGACGGCACCGGATGTGGCGACCCTCGGTCTGGCGGACACGCCGGCGGCGAGTCGCCTGGTCTGGCGCGCCGACGGTGACCCTCTGGTCTCGGTGGAGGTCGCTTCGACCGGCCCGAAGGTGATCGCGGCGGCCGCGCGTTCGGCGGACCGGATCGTCTTCGCGCTCGGTGCCGATCCGGATCGACTCCGCTGGGGAATCGAGACCGCGAGAAAGGCGCGCGTCGACGTGGGTCTCGACCCCGACGCGTTCGAGTACGCGACCTACCTCAACGTGATGTGTCATCCCGACATCGAGAAGGCGAGAGCGCTCGTCGCCGGAGGCCTCACGACCTTCGCCCGCTTCTCGGTCATGCATGGGGCCGTCCAGGGGCCCGCGGACGAGAAGATGCGGGGCGTGATGGAGAAGCTCCACGGCGTCTACGACATGAAGCAGCACACCCGCGCCGACTCGGACCAGACGAGCGCCCTGACGCCCGAGTTCATCGACCGCTATGCGATCGTCGGATCCGCCGAGACCTGCGTGGCGCGGCTGCAGGAGATCGCCGAGCTCGGGATCGGCAAGGCCATCCTGGTCGGGGCGACGGGCGGTGTCGACGTCGCGGAGGCCCGCAAGGCGGACGAGCATCTCGTCGGCGGCGTGCTGCCGGCGTTCGCCAGCGGCGCGTGA
- a CDS encoding DUF3604 domain-containing protein — protein sequence MSFRTIRPYAFALVFVLFTAACSETQDAGDAATPAEETAATASGATEGERLVVYTEERTPCDHYTPNRLPLFGDLHVHTELSFDAAANTIGATPEDAYRYAQGEAIDFWPLENGAPVGSFAIDRPLDFLAVTDHGEFLGERRLCRDPDSPRYDADFCKQARSDERTGMMLFGQVITTETPARLPQVCGEDGQLCREWARDPWTRIGDAADAAYDRSSACRFTALKAYEYTGTPGTSNYHRNVVFRNGSVPPFPVSYVDAPYDSALWEGLDAVCLEADGCEYLTIPHNSNLANGRMAPYMRLAPTLENRRAYAAKRLEREPIMEIFQHKGASECINGLSSVLGAPDELCDVEAVRFIGREEVYGVTQADEDGNLILGEAREVTQECGDEVGSYGMLGAGCVDATDYLRSGLLVGLEEADAIGLNSVKLGVVAATDTHAATPGAVDEADWRGHVSLEATPQERLSPGLLTSGIDGNPGGLAGVWAVENSRDAIFEAMLRRETFGTSGPRIVPRFFGGWDYEADLCDRADMVEVGYAGGVPMGGDLPAPTSPEAKPVFVAAATRDASRMGAPLQQLQLVKGWIDAEGRRRTEVIVLAGGPNDATVDLATGERKGDGHDSLCAVYRDDDFDPGQSTYYYVRAVENPSARWSVFDCLRLPEAERPAVCGDGSYPQTTQEMAWTSPIWHEAP from the coding sequence ATGTCGTTCCGAACGATCCGTCCCTACGCCTTCGCCCTCGTCTTCGTTCTCTTCACCGCCGCCTGTAGCGAAACGCAGGACGCCGGAGACGCCGCCACTCCGGCCGAGGAAACCGCCGCGACCGCCTCCGGGGCGACCGAGGGGGAACGTCTGGTAGTCTACACCGAAGAGCGCACGCCCTGCGACCACTACACGCCGAACCGACTCCCGCTCTTCGGGGACCTCCACGTCCATACCGAGCTCTCCTTCGATGCGGCCGCGAACACGATCGGAGCGACGCCCGAAGACGCGTACCGCTATGCGCAGGGCGAAGCGATCGATTTCTGGCCCCTCGAGAACGGAGCGCCCGTCGGATCCTTCGCGATCGACCGGCCCCTCGACTTCCTCGCCGTCACGGACCACGGCGAGTTCCTCGGCGAGCGCCGTCTCTGCCGGGACCCGGACTCGCCCCGCTACGACGCCGACTTCTGCAAGCAGGCCCGGAGCGACGAGCGAACCGGCATGATGCTCTTCGGCCAGGTGATCACGACCGAGACGCCGGCGCGACTCCCTCAGGTGTGCGGCGAGGACGGCCAGCTCTGTCGCGAGTGGGCTCGGGATCCGTGGACGCGGATCGGTGACGCGGCGGACGCGGCCTACGATCGAAGCTCGGCCTGCCGCTTCACGGCGCTCAAGGCCTACGAGTACACGGGCACGCCCGGGACGTCGAACTACCACCGCAACGTCGTCTTCCGGAACGGCAGCGTTCCGCCCTTTCCGGTCTCCTACGTCGACGCGCCCTACGACAGCGCGCTGTGGGAAGGTCTCGACGCGGTCTGTCTGGAAGCAGACGGCTGCGAGTACCTCACGATTCCGCACAACTCGAATCTCGCGAACGGCCGCATGGCGCCCTACATGCGACTCGCCCCGACCCTCGAGAACCGCCGGGCCTATGCGGCCAAGCGGCTCGAGCGTGAGCCGATCATGGAGATCTTCCAGCACAAGGGCGCGTCCGAGTGCATCAACGGCCTGTCGAGCGTGCTCGGCGCGCCGGACGAGCTGTGCGACGTGGAGGCCGTCCGTTTCATCGGCCGCGAAGAGGTCTACGGAGTCACTCAGGCCGACGAGGACGGGAACCTGATCCTCGGCGAGGCGCGCGAAGTGACGCAGGAGTGCGGGGACGAGGTCGGCAGCTACGGCATGCTCGGCGCGGGCTGCGTCGATGCCACGGACTATCTCCGGTCCGGTCTGCTCGTCGGCCTCGAAGAGGCGGACGCCATCGGCCTCAACAGCGTGAAGCTCGGCGTCGTCGCGGCAACCGACACGCACGCGGCGACGCCCGGCGCCGTCGACGAAGCGGATTGGCGCGGGCACGTCTCTCTCGAGGCGACGCCCCAGGAACGTCTCTCGCCTGGCCTCCTGACCAGCGGGATCGACGGCAACCCGGGTGGGCTCGCCGGCGTCTGGGCCGTCGAGAACTCCCGCGACGCGATCTTCGAAGCCATGCTGCGGCGCGAGACCTTCGGGACCTCCGGGCCGCGGATCGTTCCGCGCTTCTTCGGCGGTTGGGACTACGAGGCCGACCTCTGCGATCGTGCGGACATGGTCGAGGTCGGATACGCCGGAGGTGTGCCCATGGGCGGAGATCTACCGGCGCCGACGTCGCCGGAGGCGAAGCCCGTCTTCGTGGCGGCGGCGACCCGCGACGCCTCGCGAATGGGGGCACCGCTCCAGCAGCTCCAGCTCGTCAAGGGTTGGATCGACGCCGAGGGCCGTCGACGGACCGAGGTGATCGTCCTCGCCGGCGGACCGAACGACGCGACGGTCGATCTCGCCACCGGGGAACGGAAGGGCGACGGCCACGACAGTCTCTGCGCGGTCTATCGCGACGACGATTTCGATCCGGGCCAGTCGACCTACTACTACGTGCGCGCCGTCGAGAACCCCTCGGCGCGTTGGAGCGTCTTCGACTGCCTGCGCCTGCCCGAAGCAGAACGCCCGGCGGTCTGCGGTGATGGATCGTATCCGCAGACCACCCAGGAGATGGCCTGGACGTCGCCCATCTGGCACGAGGCCCCCTAG
- a CDS encoding OprO/OprP family phosphate-selective porin, translated as MIPLSPRRFAAYALSFALFAAPGHADDGVPQLLDVLLENGSINQEQYDALSGADATPDAADEPGESGEPLPPVSAGHGEDEDADLTARINEAVEAAIDERFGVKASYTSKGFRLETKDGNFQTNLQWRAQFRLTWPTRSDPRNVSSFGGTEELTFQARRLRMKIGGHGYRPWLKYYFEVDLEPTRTNDSGSSDTRVIDWRIDIAKYKKIALRVGQWKIDYNRERVDSSGRQQFVERSIVNRVFTIDRQVGVSLRGHLFEGTPGELRYYFGVFTGEGRGVANDDNDVMYAARLQWNFLGRDLALRQTDVERTEKPTGSLSFGFAEHTGRCTRWSSSGCGNLQAYASPAAASDGQFTVTQATQGFAFKYQGLSIQQEFHWKRVTDRSQAASSAARDTHYWGGYAQTGYFFNELFDCVPEELELAFRYAMVREPEQNATANLLKSQTRQEFTGAANWFFSGHNNKVTLDYSYLTLDNDNATTVVFGNTEDHRVRLQWDISF; from the coding sequence GTGATTCCCTTGTCGCCGCGACGGTTCGCGGCCTACGCGCTCTCGTTCGCGCTCTTCGCCGCTCCGGGCCACGCCGACGACGGCGTCCCGCAGCTGCTCGACGTCCTGCTCGAGAACGGCTCGATCAACCAGGAGCAGTACGACGCGCTCTCCGGCGCCGATGCGACACCGGACGCCGCGGATGAGCCCGGCGAGTCGGGCGAGCCCCTCCCCCCCGTGTCCGCGGGACACGGAGAGGACGAAGACGCCGACCTGACCGCGCGGATCAACGAAGCCGTCGAGGCGGCGATCGACGAGCGGTTCGGCGTCAAGGCCAGCTATACGAGCAAGGGCTTCCGACTCGAGACCAAGGACGGGAACTTCCAGACCAACCTCCAGTGGCGCGCCCAGTTCCGCCTGACCTGGCCCACCCGGAGCGATCCGCGCAACGTCTCGAGCTTCGGCGGAACCGAAGAGCTCACCTTCCAGGCGCGACGTCTGCGCATGAAGATCGGAGGCCACGGCTATCGCCCCTGGCTCAAGTACTACTTCGAGGTCGACCTCGAGCCCACGCGCACCAACGACAGCGGCAGCTCCGACACCCGCGTGATCGATTGGCGCATCGACATCGCGAAGTACAAGAAGATCGCCCTCCGCGTCGGTCAGTGGAAGATCGACTACAACCGCGAGCGCGTGGACTCCTCCGGGCGTCAGCAGTTCGTCGAGCGCTCGATCGTGAATCGCGTGTTCACGATCGATCGCCAGGTCGGCGTCAGCCTTCGCGGTCACCTCTTCGAAGGTACGCCCGGCGAGCTCCGCTACTACTTCGGCGTCTTCACCGGCGAAGGTCGCGGCGTCGCGAACGACGACAACGACGTGATGTACGCCGCCCGGCTCCAGTGGAATTTCCTCGGCCGGGACCTCGCGCTGCGCCAGACCGACGTCGAGCGGACCGAGAAGCCCACGGGCTCCCTCTCCTTCGGCTTCGCCGAACACACCGGTCGCTGCACGCGCTGGTCCTCGAGTGGCTGCGGCAATCTCCAGGCCTACGCGTCGCCGGCCGCGGCCTCCGACGGCCAGTTCACGGTCACCCAGGCCACCCAGGGATTCGCCTTCAAGTACCAGGGTCTCTCGATCCAGCAGGAATTCCACTGGAAGCGCGTCACCGACCGGTCGCAGGCCGCGTCCAGCGCCGCACGCGACACCCACTACTGGGGTGGCTACGCGCAGACGGGGTACTTCTTCAACGAGCTCTTCGACTGCGTCCCCGAGGAGCTCGAGCTCGCCTTCCGCTACGCGATGGTTCGGGAGCCCGAGCAGAACGCCACGGCGAACCTGCTCAAGTCCCAGACGCGCCAGGAATTCACGGGCGCGGCCAACTGGTTCTTCAGCGGCCACAACAACAAGGTCACGCTCGACTACTCCTACCTGACCCTCGACAACGACAACGCCACCACCGTCGTCTTCGGCAACACGGAGGACCACCGCGTCCGCCTGCAGTGGGACATCTCCTTCTAG